The DNA segment TTTGGTCGTCAAGGTCAACAACTGCTGAGTGCACCCAGTATTCGCCGTGCATTCCCGGCTCAACTGTGAATGTGCAGGTGTAATACTCCATTACATCAGGCTTGAATTCAATTAGCTCTTCCTCAAGTATCCTTGCGTTGCAGAATGGGTCTATTCCTCTTTCTCCGCCCGCCTTTTCGCAGTTTGCCTCTATGAAATCAGGGCTTCCCTGCTCGCCGACTGCGACATAGACATCCTTGATTTTCTCAATTCCGTTCTTGTCCATAACTAGGACTGTCCACTGAATCTGCTCTCCGGTGAATGCGTAGTTTTTTGTCCTTTCATCAAGGCAGTTGTTGAACTGTTGGCACCCTACCTGGCAGCTCTGGTCGCACCCGTTCCTTCCGCCTTCTATATTGTCATCATAAAGAAACCTTTCGCCGCACATCCATATTAACGGCTTGAACTGCTCTGTTTCCATCCCTATTCCTATTCCTGTCCCGATTGAATTGGCTTTTACAGGCAGCAGCATAAGCATTGCTGCAATAAAAAGCACTAAAATCCTTTTTTCCATTTTTCTAAAGCCTCCTTGTTTTTTATTGCGGCTTCTGATGAAAAAGAACTGCAGAAATCAATCTGGCTGAAAAGAAATCAACCCCTTTTTTCACCTAAAAACCACCTTCTTTTTTTTAAATTATAATATTTTCAGGAAAAAATCAAATCAACCTGTTCCACCCTCAACACTTAACAGATAAATATTAAGGAAGTATTGTTTTATTAACTTTTCCAAAAAACAGCATTGGGAGATGTCCCTACTTTTTTTTACAACAGAATTCAAAATCCCCTCTTTTTTTATTTCGCTTCTGATTTTTCCCCTTTTTTTTGATAAATAATTTTGTGAATTTATGAGCGTGAATCCTTAAAATCCTTGTTTGAAAAATATTTGAAAAATTGTTAAAAAATTAAAAAAAAGAAAAAAAATAAATTTTTACAACACTCTTATATAGCTTCTCCCCAGAAGAAGATGTTTCCGTCTGTGAAGTCGCCGTTGCATGGTTCTGGCAGTGCAAGCCTGAATGTCAATGACATTTCAGATCCTGGTGTGAGGACGTTTCCAAGGTAATATCCTCCGTACTGATTTCCAGATACAATAATCTCTTTTCCAGCCATAGTGCCTGGAAACTCAACAAAGCTGTCGCCGTATTGTATTGGAACATAGTTCTCATCGCTTGATACTGTTGAGTAAGCTCCATTTACTGCATAGTAAGCGAAGTTGTAGATCCCATCATCCTTATCACCCTGTAATTCAAGCTGGTTTGTTGTTGGGCACTTTGCTCCAGAGTGTGCTGGGTCGTAGAAGTCTGTTCCTGATATGAACATATCAAGGAGGACTCCTGAGAGTAGCTCTGCATCGTTTCCAACAAGAAGTGTTGGCGAATAAGACATTGTTCCTGGCCTGACAACTCCAAAGTTGAGTTCGCCTGTTATTTTCAGGTTAATCGCTGGGTTGAAGAACCAGTATTCATCTTCGTCAACTGTTGTAGCCTGGTCGTCCAAATCAACAACTGTTGCGTGAACCCAGAATTCTCCGTGCATTGTTGGCTCAACTGTGAAGACGCAATGGTATGCTCCCATTGTAAGAGGATCAAATTCTTCTAATTCTTCCTCTCCAATCCTTGCATTGCAATCTCTTACGCTTGTTGCTAATTCATCTCTTGCGCAGTTGGCTTCAATGAAGTCCTCTGAGCCCTGCTCTCCTACTGCGACATAAACGTCCTTGACTTTCTCAATTCCGTTTTTGTCCATTACGAGAACATCCCAGTGTATCTGCTCGCCTGTGAAGGCATAGTTTGTTATTCTCTGTTGCATATTCAGATCTGCTGGTTCAAGGTTGTCGTCGAAGAGAACTCTGCTCCCGCACATCCATATTAATGGCTTGAACTGTTCAGTCTCCATTCCTATTGTGATTCCTGTGCCGATTGAGTTCGCCTTAACTGGCACAATCATCAGGACAAGCATGGCAGCCATTACAAGTCCAAAAAATTTTTTGTCCATTTTCTTAACCTCCGTTGTTTTCATCTAAAGCAGGAACGCTTTGCATTCCCGCTTTTTCCTTTCGGCATCCTTTCAGACGCCCGGACAGCTTCCTTGGAGTTGCCATGTGGGCTTAGCCCTGATGTCAGTTACTCACCGCAACCCCTCGCCTGACCGCACACAGGCTTTCGCCAGTGTTAGCATGATGTTTTAATTATCTGTGAAAATTTATATCATTAAATCAACGCCGGAAGATACGATTGAGAATCTATTGTAACAATCCCCGCTTTTTTGCCGTAGTTAATCTTCCGCACCCCCAACTCATAATCATGTGGATTTATTTATCATTCCTGTATAGCAAATGATTGATATGCACTTCTAAGAATAACCTCATTTATAAGAATTTGCGACGTGGAAAATAGAGAATCCATTACCGAAAAAGCCATTCTTCACACCCGGTAGACAACTCCCTTATGTCACCATTTGAATACGAAATTTTTACCGATACAGAATTTGTAATTCATTTAGTTTAACTTTGATGTGACAAACCGTTTGTATATCACGTAGAGTGACAATTAAACAGAAGAAATGCTTTTTTTGTTTCCGTCGGGGATTTTTGCTGTTAATTAGTTAATAGTGTAAAGTGTTATCTGCGTGTTGTGAAATGCATTCGTAATACAGAACCAGTGAAAAAAATTATAGAAAAAATAATTATTAAATAAATTTTTTTTACTCTTCAGAATCTCCCGCTTCGGCTGCGATGTCAGGCGTGCTTTTTGTCCTGAAAATCTGCGCGAACTTCGGGGTTGCAACAATGTAATCATCGCCGAATCCTGCAACATCCCCTTCAAGCGCGTCGCATGTCTTCTTGAGCTTGTTGATTGCCCTTTTCAGTTCAATCATGTCCTTCTCTTTTAAGGGCTTTATGTTTATCATCGCGATTGTGTTCCCTTCCCTCAATGCGTCCAGGATTTCTTTTATGTCTGCAAAATCACTGAGGACATAGGGCCTTACCATTACCTTGACTTCGCCTGATGCGCCTGCTGTTTCAAGCTCCACAAAATCCTTGTCAGATTCTTCAAAGAGCTCTTCATCTCCGCGGCTGAAGCTCTTTTTTATCTTTGAGCCGACTTTTGAGAAAAAATTTGCCATTTTTTTAGCCTCCTTTTGCAATCATAAACGTGTAGTTTAAAAATTTATTAACAGATATTTAAAACTTGCGATTTGTATTCTAAAAACGGCATTTTTCGATAAAGATTTATATTGAAGCGTTCAATAGCCCTTTTCATGGAAGAGCAAGGGGATTTATGCATATCCTGCGGGAAAAAGGCTGAGATTGAGCGCTTGTGCAGGCAGTGCTATCTTAAGAACAACCCGATTGTTGCGGGCTTTAAGGATATTTCAATGGAAAAGTGCGCTTCCTGCGGCAAAATCCTCATTTCAGACAAGGCAGCCTTTCCTGACCTTGACTCTTTCATCTCAAATTTCCTTGTAAAGCATGTGAAAGCAGGAGATGGTTTTTCTGATTTAAGGTTTGAGCATGGGATTGTCCTTCCTGAGCACAGCGGGGCAGAAGGCACTAAGGTTTTAGGCAC comes from the Candidatus Woesearchaeota archaeon genome and includes:
- the sepF gene encoding cell division protein SepF translates to MANFFSKVGSKIKKSFSRGDEELFEESDKDFVELETAGASGEVKVMVRPYVLSDFADIKEILDALREGNTIAMINIKPLKEKDMIELKRAINKLKKTCDALEGDVAGFGDDYIVATPKFAQIFRTKSTPDIAAEAGDSEE